In the genome of Vicia villosa cultivar HV-30 ecotype Madison, WI linkage group LG7, Vvil1.0, whole genome shotgun sequence, one region contains:
- the LOC131620150 gene encoding protein neprosin-like, protein MAVSHYENPRRRPSEGQDSNEVKPWGHGAVASEPGSGYTTKNYEVYGSMPNLSKIEDLALEEHLKAINKPPIKTIQTDYGRIVDCIDINKQLAFDHPQLKNHKIQIQLKSSFQDTEYEAMKRDRSTRYLRIGLNEKDSCPKGTIPVQRTTKEDLIQANNFGLVMKHRIFFGIVGTLDVYNPPVGDDQMSSAYIWLSTGVINSSMPNYGVIHAGWYIQDNSIQHTGCTNMLCPGFVQTSQQIFIGAPIKNVSTYDGAQYSMSLNITQDPNTKNWWLRTQDMDVGYFPAALFSNKLNFAMRAGWTVIQRFRDDHIPLKDSVRVYADNPDCYNATYYGYVDDILQHVMMFGGPGGNCGL, encoded by the exons ATGGCAGTGAGTCATTATGAAAATCCTCGTagaagaccgagtgaaggtcaggACTCTAATGAG GTGAAGCCCTGGGGCCACGGTGCCGTCGCCTCCGAGCCCGGGTCCGGATAca CAACCAAGAACTATGAAGTATATGGATCAATGCCAAATTTATCTAAAATTGAAGATTTGGCTTTGGAGGAACATTTGAAAGCCATCAACAAACCTCCTATCAAaactattcaa ACAGATTATGGAAGAATAGTTGATTGTATTGATATTAATAAACAATTAGCTTTTGACCATCCTCAACTAAAGAATCATAAGATACAGATACAG CTAAAATCTAGTTTCCAAGATACAGAATATGAAGCTATGAAACGTGATAGATCAACAAGATATTTAAGAATTGGACTTAATGAGAAGGATTCATGTCCTAAAGGAACAATTCCAGTTCAGAGAACAACCAAAGAAGATCTTATTCAGGCTAATAATTTTG GATTGGTTATGAAACATAGAATTTTCTTTGGAATTGTGGGAACTCTTGATGTATACAATCCACCTGTTGGGGACGACCAGATGAGTTCGGCTTATATATGGCTTTCCACTGGTGTAATTAATAGTTCCATGCCTAACTATGGGGTTATACATGCAGGATG GTATATCCAG GATAATAGCATTCAACACACAGGCTGCACCAATATGCTATGTCCTGGTTTTGTGCAAACTAGCCAACAGATTTTTATTGGTGCACCAATCAAGAATGTATCAACTTATGATGGAGCACAATATTCCATGAGCCTCAACATTACACAG GATCCTAATACTAAAAACTGGTGGCTAAGAACACAAGATATGGATGTTGGATATTTTCCAGCAGCATTATTTTCTAATaaattgaattttgcaatgagagCGGGTTGGACGGTCATACAAAG ATTCAGAGATGATCATATCCCGCTTAAGGATAGTGTTAGAGTGTATGCTGATAACCCTGATTGTTATAATGCCACTTATTAtggttatgttgatgatatattgCAACATGTTATGATGTTTGGGGGACCTGGTGGAAATTGTGGTCTTTGA